One genomic region from Paraburkholderia azotifigens encodes:
- the queG gene encoding tRNA epoxyqueuosine(34) reductase QueG — protein MNQGQQHPTPDPQEDPKRDPHSSPRATDDEAPVTRRFDEAQLAALASRIREWGRELGFGAVGISDIDLSHAEAGLAAWLDAGCHGEMDYMAKHGMKRARPAELVAGTRRVISVRMAYLPAHLPAHLHAHPTDSTDARKAAESVVSDVQHDWRLEERARLDDPSAAVVSIYARGRDYHKVMRNRLQQLAERIEGEIGPYGYRVFTDSAPVLEVELAQKAGTGWRGKHTLLLQRDAGSLFFLGEIFVDLPLPTDAETSPESAPEKSGAHCGSCTRCIGACPTGAIVGPYQVDARRCISYLTIELKGSIPQDLRPLIGNRVYGCDDCQLACPWNKFAQAAPVADFDVRHGLDRASLVELFGWSAADFDTRMQGSAIRRIGYECWLRNIAVGMGNALRAARDALSADARAAIVDALRKRADDPSPLVREHVEWALEAA, from the coding sequence ATGAACCAAGGCCAGCAGCATCCCACGCCGGATCCGCAAGAGGACCCAAAGCGCGATCCGCATTCGTCGCCCCGTGCGACGGATGACGAAGCACCCGTCACGCGTCGTTTCGATGAAGCGCAACTGGCTGCGCTCGCCTCGCGCATCCGTGAATGGGGACGCGAACTGGGTTTCGGCGCAGTCGGCATCAGCGACATCGATCTGTCGCACGCCGAAGCAGGGCTTGCAGCCTGGCTCGACGCGGGTTGCCACGGCGAGATGGATTATATGGCCAAACATGGGATGAAACGTGCACGGCCAGCCGAGCTTGTGGCCGGCACGCGACGCGTGATCTCGGTTCGCATGGCCTATTTGCCCGCCCATCTGCCCGCCCATTTGCACGCGCATCCGACCGATTCGACGGATGCGAGAAAGGCCGCTGAAAGTGTCGTGTCCGACGTTCAGCACGATTGGCGGCTCGAAGAGCGCGCGCGTCTCGACGATCCATCGGCCGCCGTCGTTTCGATCTATGCGCGCGGCCGCGACTATCACAAGGTGATGCGCAACCGCCTGCAGCAACTGGCCGAGCGGATCGAGGGCGAGATCGGCCCGTACGGCTATCGCGTGTTTACCGACTCTGCGCCCGTGCTCGAAGTCGAGCTTGCGCAAAAGGCGGGCACGGGCTGGCGCGGCAAGCACACGCTGCTGCTGCAGCGGGACGCGGGCTCGCTGTTCTTCCTCGGCGAAATCTTCGTCGACCTGCCTCTGCCGACGGATGCCGAGACCTCGCCGGAAAGCGCGCCCGAAAAGTCCGGCGCCCACTGCGGCAGCTGCACGCGCTGCATCGGCGCATGTCCGACGGGGGCGATCGTCGGGCCGTATCAGGTCGACGCGCGGCGCTGCATTTCCTATCTGACGATCGAACTGAAGGGCAGTATTCCCCAGGACTTGCGGCCGCTGATCGGTAATCGTGTATATGGATGCGACGATTGCCAGCTCGCGTGTCCGTGGAACAAGTTCGCGCAGGCCGCGCCCGTCGCCGATTTCGACGTGCGTCACGGACTGGATCGCGCGTCGCTGGTCGAACTGTTCGGCTGGAGCGCCGCCGATTTCGACACGCGCATGCAAGGCAGTGCGATCCGCCGGATCGGCTACGAATGCTGGCTGCGTAATATCGCGGTCGGTATGGGCAATGCGTTGCGGGCCGCGCGCGACGCGCTGTCCGCCGACGCGCGCGCCGCGATCGTCGATGCATTGCGCAAGCGGGCCGACGATCCTTCGCCGCTGGTGCGAGAGCATGTCGAATGGGCGCTCGAAGCGGCCTGA
- a CDS encoding methylated-DNA--[protein]-cysteine S-methyltransferase, whose product MFNAVIDAPFGKIGVRLEGETVREIVYLPDSVASVEPDSLLAKQAVEQIGQYLQQASARFDLPLADVGTPFQRRVWKAIREIPPGVVMTYGQLAKSIGSVPRAVGQACGSNFFPIVIPCHRVVGSGGIGGFAHTGGDGYYRNVKRWLLKHEGVPYA is encoded by the coding sequence ATGTTCAACGCAGTGATCGATGCGCCGTTCGGGAAGATCGGTGTGCGGCTCGAAGGCGAGACCGTGCGCGAGATCGTCTATCTGCCCGACTCGGTGGCGAGCGTCGAACCCGATTCGCTGCTCGCGAAGCAGGCTGTCGAGCAGATCGGGCAGTACTTGCAGCAGGCATCGGCGCGCTTCGATCTGCCGCTCGCCGACGTCGGCACGCCGTTCCAGCGACGCGTGTGGAAAGCGATCCGCGAGATCCCGCCCGGCGTCGTGATGACCTACGGTCAACTGGCGAAGAGCATCGGCAGCGTGCCGCGCGCCGTCGGCCAGGCGTGCGGGTCGAACTTCTTTCCGATCGTGATTCCGTGCCACCGCGTGGTCGGCTCGGGCGGCATCGGCGGCTTTGCGCATACGGGCGGCGACGGCTACTATCGCAACGTCAAACGCTGGCTACTGAAACATGAGGGCGTACCTTACGCATGA
- the tsaE gene encoding tRNA (adenosine(37)-N6)-threonylcarbamoyltransferase complex ATPase subunit type 1 TsaE has translation MPDHTGPANRPSAAVLLERQFALADEAATTAFGGRFAQAIDSVRTEAKATGPHAFNGLQVQLHGDLGAGKTTLVRATLRALGHTGRVRSPTYTLVEPYAVKRPDGELELYHFDLYRFNDPAEWADAGFREYFDSGAICLVEWPQRAGSLLGVPDLVFSLDVDGDGRMLIARAYSEPGKACLERC, from the coding sequence ATGCCCGATCACACCGGTCCCGCGAATCGACCTTCCGCCGCCGTCCTGCTGGAGCGCCAGTTCGCGCTCGCGGACGAAGCCGCGACCACGGCATTCGGCGGGCGCTTCGCGCAAGCGATCGACAGCGTGCGCACCGAAGCGAAGGCAACAGGCCCGCATGCATTCAACGGCCTCCAGGTGCAGTTGCACGGCGACCTGGGCGCCGGCAAAACGACACTCGTGCGCGCCACGCTGCGCGCCCTCGGACACACGGGCCGCGTACGCAGCCCGACCTATACGCTCGTCGAACCTTATGCGGTTAAAAGGCCGGATGGGGAACTCGAGCTGTATCACTTCGATCTTTACCGTTTCAACGATCCGGCCGAATGGGCCGATGCAGGCTTTCGCGAGTACTTCGACAGCGGCGCAATCTGCCTCGTCGAATGGCCGCAACGCGCGGGCAGCCTGCTGGGCGTGCCGGATCTCGTCTTCTCGCTCGACGTCGACGGCGATGGCCGCATGCTGATCGCCCGGGCGTATAGCGAACCAGGAAAGGCATGTCTCGAAAGATGTTGA
- a CDS encoding N-acetylmuramoyl-L-alanine amidase, with protein MSRKMLIKPFRSIESAATATHNWRRRQILRAGASTLVLGLSPRLAFASSVLGVRVWPARDYTRVTIESDQPLQNTQQLLQGPDRLVVDLNGLDLDQALKDLVSKIAPNDPQIQSVRVGQYQPHVVRMVFDLKGSVKPQVFTLPPVGTYKYRLVFDLYPAVAPDPLMDLLAQTERKEQQLKENTAPPAATLSGPTTPPADSSDAFFEKYAQNNAPSPASPVPHPPVHSAPAPAPHVPAKPTPAPVPPVIARNNDNDADSDGNDEYKFTAPKKGSNTVRLLTVAIDPGHGGEDPGAIGGSGTYEKHVALDIAKKLRAKIDAQPNMRAMMTRDADFFVPLNVRVQKARRVGADLFVSIHADAFTTPEASGSSVFALSEHGASSAAARWMANKENSSDQIGGINIKSADASVNRALFDMSTTAQIRDSMRYGTFVLKEIGGINRLHKGSVEQAGFAVLKAPDIPSILVETAFISNPEEERRLNDDAYRDKMANAIMSGIKRYFAANPPLAKSRMT; from the coding sequence ATGTCTCGAAAGATGTTGATCAAACCGTTCCGCTCGATCGAATCGGCGGCCACCGCGACGCATAACTGGCGGCGCCGGCAGATTCTTCGCGCGGGCGCTTCCACGCTCGTCCTCGGCCTTTCGCCGCGCCTCGCGTTTGCATCGTCGGTGCTCGGCGTGCGCGTGTGGCCCGCGCGCGACTACACGCGCGTGACCATCGAGTCCGACCAGCCGCTGCAGAACACGCAGCAGTTGCTGCAAGGTCCGGACCGGCTGGTGGTCGACCTGAACGGTCTCGATCTCGACCAGGCGCTGAAGGATCTCGTCTCGAAGATCGCACCGAACGATCCGCAGATTCAATCGGTGCGAGTCGGTCAGTATCAGCCGCATGTCGTGCGGATGGTGTTCGACCTGAAGGGTTCGGTGAAGCCTCAGGTATTCACGCTGCCGCCCGTCGGCACGTACAAGTACCGGCTCGTGTTCGACCTGTATCCCGCCGTGGCGCCGGACCCCCTGATGGATCTGCTCGCGCAGACCGAGCGTAAGGAACAGCAGCTGAAGGAAAACACCGCGCCGCCCGCCGCGACGCTCAGCGGTCCGACCACGCCGCCCGCCGACAGCAGCGACGCGTTCTTCGAGAAGTACGCGCAGAACAACGCGCCCTCGCCCGCTTCGCCCGTGCCGCATCCGCCCGTTCATAGCGCGCCGGCGCCTGCGCCGCACGTACCGGCGAAGCCGACGCCGGCACCCGTGCCGCCCGTCATTGCGCGCAACAACGACAACGATGCGGACAGCGACGGCAACGACGAATACAAGTTCACCGCGCCGAAGAAAGGCAGCAACACGGTGCGTCTGCTCACGGTCGCGATCGATCCGGGGCATGGCGGCGAAGACCCGGGCGCGATCGGCGGCAGCGGCACGTACGAAAAGCACGTCGCGCTCGACATCGCGAAGAAGCTTCGCGCGAAGATCGACGCGCAGCCGAACATGCGCGCGATGATGACGCGCGACGCCGACTTCTTCGTGCCGCTGAACGTGCGCGTGCAGAAGGCGCGGCGCGTAGGCGCGGACCTGTTCGTGTCGATTCACGCGGACGCGTTCACGACGCCGGAAGCGAGCGGCTCGTCGGTGTTCGCGCTATCGGAGCATGGCGCATCGAGCGCGGCCGCGCGCTGGATGGCGAACAAGGAGAACTCGTCGGATCAGATCGGCGGCATCAACATCAAGTCCGCCGATGCCAGCGTGAATCGCGCGCTGTTCGACATGTCGACGACGGCGCAGATTCGCGACTCCATGCGATATGGCACGTTCGTGCTGAAGGAGATTGGCGGGATCAATCGCTTGCACAAGGGCTCTGTCGAACAGGCCGGGTTTGCCGTGCTGAAGGCGCCGGATATTCCGTCGATTCTCGTCGAGACTGCGTTTATCAGTAACCCCGAGGAGGAGCGTCGTTTGAATGACGACGCGTATCGGGACAAGATGGCTAATGCCATTATGAGTGGGATCAAGCGGTATTTTGCGGCTAATCCGCCGCTGGCCAAGAGTCGGATGACTTAG
- a CDS encoding EamA family transporter has product MSPKDLLLALVVVVAWGVNFVVIKVGLHGVPPMLLGALRFMLAAFPAVFFIRRPQMPWRWLFAYGATISLGQFAFLFSAMYVGMPAGLASLVLQAQAFFTLAFAALFLHERFRAQNVLGLAIAAVGLAVIGLQGGHAMTLAGFILTLCAAVMWALGNIVTKKVGKVDLVGLVVWGSLVPPVPFFVLSYVFEGPARIEAAVTGIGASSVFAIVYLAFVATLLGYGLWSRLLSRYPAGQVAPFSLLVPIVGLASASLFLRESLSGAQIAGAVLVMGGLAVNVFGGWVLQRFSLAR; this is encoded by the coding sequence ATGTCACCGAAAGACCTGCTGCTGGCGCTGGTCGTCGTCGTTGCGTGGGGAGTGAACTTTGTCGTGATCAAGGTCGGCTTGCACGGTGTGCCGCCGATGCTGCTCGGCGCGTTGCGCTTCATGCTCGCCGCGTTCCCGGCGGTGTTCTTCATCAGGCGGCCGCAGATGCCATGGCGTTGGCTTTTTGCCTATGGCGCGACGATCTCGCTCGGGCAGTTCGCGTTCCTGTTCTCTGCGATGTATGTCGGCATGCCGGCCGGTCTTGCGTCGCTGGTGCTGCAGGCGCAGGCGTTTTTTACGCTCGCGTTTGCGGCGCTCTTCCTGCATGAGCGCTTTCGCGCGCAGAACGTGCTCGGGCTGGCGATCGCGGCCGTTGGTCTTGCTGTGATCGGCCTGCAGGGCGGCCACGCGATGACGCTTGCCGGCTTCATCCTCACGCTGTGTGCGGCCGTGATGTGGGCGCTCGGCAACATTGTCACGAAGAAGGTCGGGAAGGTCGATCTGGTCGGGCTCGTTGTGTGGGGCAGTCTGGTTCCGCCTGTGCCGTTCTTCGTGCTGTCGTATGTGTTCGAAGGGCCGGCGCGGATCGAGGCGGCCGTGACGGGGATCGGGGCGTCGTCGGTGTTCGCGATCGTTTATCTCGCGTTTGTTGCCACCCTGCTGGGTTATGGCTTGTGGAGCCGGTTGTTGTCGCGGTATCCGGCAGGGCAGGTCGCGCCTTTTTCGTTACTCGTGCCGATTGTTGGGCTTGCTTCTGCTTCCTTGTTTCTTCGGGAGTCTTTGTCTGGTGCCCAGATTGCAGGCGCTGTTCTCGTGATGGGCGGTCTTGCTGTTAATGTTTTTGGTGGGTGGGTTTTGCAGAGGTTTTCGCTAGCGAGGTAA